A region from the Pseudomonas sp. P8_229 genome encodes:
- a CDS encoding ABC transporter ATP-binding protein, whose amino-acid sequence MSSALSIRQLTKTYGNGFQALSGIDLDVAEGDFFALLGPNGAGKSTTIGILSTLVNKTSGTVNIFGHDLDKNPAALKRSIGVVPQEFNFNQFEKTFDIVVTQAGYYGIPAKIAKERAEQYLTQLGLWDKRDVPSRSLSGGMKRRLMIARALVHEPRLLILDEPTAGVDIELRRSMWTFLTELNQKGITIILTTHYLEEAEQLCRNIGIIDHGTIVENTSMKQLLGQLHVETFLLDLKNDLNAAPQLIGYPARLLDSHTLEVQVDKSMGITALFTQLAQQQIEVLSLRNKTNRLEELFVSLVEKNLSKVAV is encoded by the coding sequence ATGAGTTCCGCTCTGTCCATCCGGCAGCTAACCAAAACCTACGGCAACGGGTTCCAGGCCTTGAGTGGTATCGATCTGGACGTTGCCGAAGGTGATTTCTTCGCCTTGCTCGGCCCCAACGGTGCCGGCAAATCCACCACCATCGGCATTCTCTCGACTCTGGTCAACAAGACCAGTGGCACGGTGAATATCTTCGGCCATGACCTGGACAAGAACCCGGCGGCGCTCAAGCGCTCGATCGGCGTCGTGCCCCAGGAATTCAACTTCAACCAGTTCGAAAAGACCTTCGACATCGTCGTGACCCAGGCCGGTTACTACGGCATCCCGGCGAAGATCGCCAAGGAACGCGCCGAGCAGTACCTGACCCAGCTCGGCCTGTGGGACAAGCGTGATGTGCCGTCGCGCTCGCTGTCCGGCGGCATGAAGCGGCGCCTGATGATTGCCCGCGCACTGGTGCATGAGCCGCGCCTGCTGATCCTCGATGAACCGACCGCCGGGGTCGACATCGAACTGCGTCGCTCGATGTGGACATTCCTCACCGAGCTGAACCAGAAAGGCATCACCATCATCCTCACCACGCATTATCTGGAGGAGGCTGAGCAGCTGTGCCGCAACATCGGCATCATCGACCACGGCACCATCGTCGAGAACACCAGCATGAAACAACTGCTGGGCCAACTGCACGTCGAAACCTTCCTGCTGGACCTGAAAAACGACTTGAACGCTGCACCGCAACTGATCGGCTATCCCGCTCGCTTGCTCGACAGCCATACCCTGGAGGTCCAGGTCGACAAATCCATGGGCATCACCGCGCTGTTCACCCAGTTGGCGCAGCAGCAAATCGAAGTGCTGAGCCTGCGTAACAAAACCAATCGCCTCGAGGAGCTGTTCGTGTCCCTGGTGGAGAAAAATCTGTCGAAGGTGGCGGTATGA
- a CDS encoding DUF2062 domain-containing protein yields MPRRLFKRYMPDPTSIREHKSLRFLGKLLHDPNLWHLNRHSVARAMAVGLFAAFLPIPAQMLVAAALAITVRGNMPIAVSLVWLTNPITMPAVFFCTYQAGAWLMDVPARTLPDSLTWEWISGELSTLWQPFLLGSVVCGLVLGALAYFAVMLYWRWWVARQWARRKKNRKA; encoded by the coding sequence ATGCCCCGGCGCTTATTCAAACGTTACATGCCCGATCCGACGAGCATCAGGGAACACAAATCCTTACGCTTTCTCGGCAAGTTGCTGCATGACCCGAACCTCTGGCACCTCAATCGTCACTCGGTGGCCCGGGCGATGGCCGTTGGCCTGTTCGCCGCGTTCCTGCCGATTCCGGCGCAGATGCTGGTGGCGGCAGCGCTGGCGATCACCGTGCGTGGCAACATGCCGATTGCCGTCAGCCTGGTGTGGCTGACCAACCCGATCACCATGCCGGCGGTGTTCTTCTGCACCTATCAGGCCGGGGCCTGGTTGATGGATGTGCCCGCCCGCACCCTGCCCGATTCGTTGACCTGGGAATGGATCAGCGGCGAACTCTCGACGTTGTGGCAGCCGTTCTTGCTCGGCTCGGTGGTGTGTGGCCTGGTGCTTGGTGCCCTCGCCTACTTTGCGGTGATGCTGTACTGGCGCTGGTGGGTAGCGCGGCAATGGGCGCGGCGCAAGAAAAACCGCAAGGCATGA
- a CDS encoding ABC transporter permease, producing MSSEFRPNLVALQTIVYREVKRFTRIWPQTLLPPAITMVLYFVIFGNLIGRQIGDMGGFTYMEYIVPGLIMMSVITNSYGNVVSSFFGSKFQRSIEELMVSPVSPHTILIGFTIGGVLRGLMVGVIVTILSLFFTHLQVHHLGVTILVVVLTATIFSLLGFINAVFARNFDDISIIPTFVLTPLTYLGGVFYSITLLPPFWQTVSLANPVLHMVNAFRYGILGVSDIKIGIAITFMLVATVVLYLGCARLLVSGRGMRT from the coding sequence ATGAGTTCCGAGTTCCGGCCCAACCTCGTCGCCCTCCAGACCATTGTTTACCGCGAGGTCAAACGCTTTACGCGGATCTGGCCACAGACCCTGCTGCCGCCGGCGATCACCATGGTTCTGTATTTCGTGATCTTCGGTAACCTGATCGGCCGGCAGATCGGCGATATGGGTGGCTTCACCTACATGGAGTACATCGTGCCGGGGCTGATCATGATGTCGGTAATCACCAACTCCTACGGCAACGTGGTGTCGAGTTTCTTCGGCAGCAAGTTCCAGCGTTCCATCGAGGAGCTGATGGTCTCGCCGGTGTCGCCGCACACGATTCTGATCGGCTTCACCATCGGCGGCGTGTTGCGTGGTCTGATGGTCGGGGTGATCGTGACCATTCTGTCGCTGTTCTTCACCCATTTGCAGGTGCATCACTTGGGTGTGACCATTTTGGTGGTGGTGCTGACGGCAACGATTTTCTCGCTGCTGGGCTTCATCAACGCCGTGTTTGCGCGCAACTTCGATGACATCTCGATCATCCCGACGTTCGTGCTGACACCGCTGACCTACCTCGGCGGGGTGTTCTACTCGATCACGTTGCTGCCGCCGTTCTGGCAGACCGTGTCGCTGGCCAACCCGGTGCTGCACATGGTCAACGCGTTCCGTTACGGCATTCTTGGTGTGTCGGATATCAAGATCGGCATTGCGATCACCTTTATGCTGGTGGCGACTGTCGTGCTGTATCTCGGTTGCGCGCGGTTGCTGGTGAGTGGGCGCGGGATGCGGACCTGA
- a CDS encoding DNA internalization-related competence protein ComEC/Rec2 translates to MRTGMMALAAGLLVVVFLPVLPPVGLLMLLPVVGLMLLPFRSYPLAFLLFGFTWACVSAQWALNDRLPQPLDGETRWIEGRVVGLPQSSDGVVRFELADARSRHATLPSLMRLAWYAGPPLNSGERWRLAVKLKRPGGLLNPDAFDYEAWLLAQRIGATGTVKDGQRLAEASWAWRDSIRQRLLEVDAQGRGGALAALVLGDGSGLSREDWQTLQDTGTVHLLVISGQHIGLLAAVMYLLVAGLARFGLWPLRWPWLPWACGLAFAAALGYGVLAGFEVPVQRACVMVGLVLLWRLRFRHLGAWWPLLLAFNAVLLLDPLASLRPGFWLSFAAVAVLIFTFGSRLGAWRWWQTWTRAQWLIAIGLCPVLLALNLPISLSGPLANLLAVPWVSFVVLPPALLGTALLPVPYVGEGLLWLAGGLIDVLFRGLALIAGQWPAWIPASVSWWVWMLGSLGAVMLLLPRGVPMRSLGWPLLLMLVVPPRERLPEDVADVWQLDVGQGLAILIRTRHHAVLYDAGPRFGDFDIGERVVLPALRKLGVEHLDMMLLSHADADHAGGALAVARRLPVIQVISGDPPGLPAQLNAGTCDSGRQWQWDGVRFQLWQWADAHDSNQRSCVLQIEANGERLLLTGDIDTRAERLLLDSPLAVPTQWLQAPHHGSRSSSSMALLKTLQPETVLISRGQGNSFGHPHPTVLARYRKQRLRIYDSAEHGAIHLQLGTFNAPWTMRQQRRFWRVPPVSAR, encoded by the coding sequence ATGCGCACAGGGATGATGGCGCTGGCAGCCGGTCTGCTGGTGGTGGTTTTTTTACCGGTTTTACCGCCGGTCGGGTTACTGATGTTGTTGCCCGTGGTGGGGCTGATGTTGCTGCCGTTTCGCAGCTATCCGTTGGCATTTTTGCTGTTCGGTTTCACCTGGGCCTGTGTCAGCGCGCAGTGGGCGCTGAATGATCGGTTGCCGCAACCGCTCGATGGCGAAACGCGCTGGATCGAAGGGCGGGTGGTGGGGTTGCCGCAGTCCAGCGACGGTGTGGTGCGTTTCGAGTTGGCCGATGCCCGCTCGCGGCACGCGACACTGCCGTCATTGATGCGGTTGGCGTGGTACGCCGGGCCGCCGCTCAACAGCGGCGAGCGCTGGCGCCTGGCGGTGAAGCTCAAGCGCCCCGGCGGCTTGCTCAATCCCGATGCCTTCGATTACGAAGCCTGGCTGCTGGCGCAACGCATCGGCGCGACCGGCACGGTCAAGGATGGTCAGCGCCTTGCCGAGGCGAGTTGGGCGTGGCGCGACAGCATTCGTCAGCGCTTGCTTGAAGTGGACGCTCAGGGCCGGGGCGGTGCATTGGCGGCGCTGGTGCTGGGCGACGGTTCCGGGCTCAGCCGCGAGGATTGGCAGACCCTGCAGGACACCGGCACCGTGCATTTGTTGGTGATCTCCGGCCAGCACATCGGACTTTTGGCGGCGGTGATGTATCTGCTGGTCGCCGGGTTGGCGCGTTTTGGGTTGTGGCCGCTGCGCTGGCCCTGGCTGCCCTGGGCCTGTGGTCTGGCGTTTGCGGCGGCATTGGGTTACGGGGTGCTGGCCGGGTTTGAGGTGCCGGTGCAACGGGCCTGCGTGATGGTCGGGCTGGTGCTGCTGTGGCGTCTGCGCTTTCGCCATCTCGGTGCGTGGTGGCCGCTGTTGCTGGCGTTCAATGCGGTGCTGTTGCTTGATCCGTTGGCCAGCCTGCGCCCGGGTTTCTGGTTGTCTTTCGCGGCGGTGGCGGTGCTGATTTTCACCTTCGGCAGCCGCCTTGGCGCGTGGCGCTGGTGGCAGACCTGGACCCGCGCGCAATGGCTGATTGCGATTGGCCTGTGCCCGGTGTTGCTGGCGCTGAACCTGCCGATCAGCCTCAGCGGACCGCTGGCGAATTTGCTGGCGGTACCGTGGGTCAGCTTCGTCGTGTTGCCACCGGCGCTGCTCGGCACGGCGCTGTTACCAGTGCCCTATGTCGGCGAAGGTCTGTTGTGGCTGGCAGGTGGACTGATCGATGTGCTGTTTCGCGGCCTGGCGCTGATTGCCGGACAATGGCCGGCGTGGATTCCAGCCTCAGTCTCGTGGTGGGTCTGGATGCTGGGCAGCCTCGGTGCAGTGATGTTGCTGCTGCCACGTGGAGTACCGATGCGGTCCCTGGGCTGGCCGTTGCTATTGATGCTGGTGGTGCCGCCGCGTGAGCGACTGCCCGAGGACGTGGCCGATGTCTGGCAGCTCGATGTCGGTCAAGGCCTGGCGATTCTGATCCGCACCCGTCATCACGCCGTACTCTACGACGCCGGGCCGCGTTTCGGCGATTTCGATATCGGCGAGCGGGTGGTGTTGCCGGCACTGCGCAAGCTTGGCGTCGAACATCTGGACATGATGTTGCTCAGTCATGCCGATGCCGATCATGCCGGCGGCGCTTTGGCGGTGGCGCGCCGCTTGCCGGTGATTCAAGTGATCAGTGGCGATCCGCCGGGATTGCCCGCCCAACTGAACGCCGGGACGTGTGACAGTGGCCGGCAATGGCAATGGGACGGTGTGCGTTTCCAACTCTGGCAGTGGGCCGACGCGCACGACAGCAACCAGCGTTCCTGTGTGCTGCAGATCGAGGCCAATGGCGAGCGCCTGCTGCTCACCGGCGATATCGACACCCGCGCCGAACGCCTCCTGCTCGACAGCCCGTTGGCCGTCCCCACGCAATGGCTGCAGGCACCGCATCATGGCAGCCGCAGTTCGTCATCCATGGCGCTGCTCAAAACCCTGCAGCCCGAAACAGTGCTGATCTCCCGAGGCCAGGGCAATTCGTTCGGCCACCCGCATCCCACCGTGCTCGCGCGTTATCGCAAACAGCGCCTGCGCATTTACGACAGCGCCGAACATGGCGCCATTCATCTGCAACTGGGGACCTTCAACGCGCCGTGGACAATGCGTCAGCAGCGGCGTTTCTGGCGTGTTCCGCCCGTGTCGGCCCGTTGA